One Thermoanaerobaculales bacterium DNA window includes the following coding sequences:
- the thiM gene encoding hydroxyethylthiazole kinase gives MTDWNAAAAEALAAVRERRVLVHSITNYVVMNTTANALLAAGASPVMAHAREEVEDMAALAGAVVLNIGTLSPSWVDAMRLAGTAANRLGTPVILDPVGAGATPFRTSTARALARELEIAVIRGNPSEILSVSGLDAATKGVDAAHDVDAAALVAVQLASRLGTTVAITGQVDLVTDGEAALEVRAGHPLMGRVTGTGCVATALVAAFCAVEGNPVAAAAGALAYLGLAGERAARRAEGPGSFQVALIDALASIEPADLTASAAIREVGP, from the coding sequence GTGACTGACTGGAACGCCGCGGCGGCCGAGGCCCTGGCCGCGGTGCGCGAGCGCCGCGTCCTGGTCCACAGCATCACCAACTACGTGGTGATGAACACCACGGCCAACGCGCTGCTCGCGGCCGGCGCATCGCCGGTCATGGCCCACGCTCGGGAGGAGGTCGAGGACATGGCGGCGCTCGCAGGCGCCGTGGTCCTCAACATCGGCACCCTCTCTCCGTCGTGGGTGGACGCGATGCGGCTCGCCGGCACCGCCGCCAACCGGCTCGGCACCCCGGTGATCCTCGACCCGGTTGGGGCCGGCGCCACCCCCTTCCGCACCTCCACCGCCCGTGCGCTCGCCCGCGAGCTCGAGATCGCGGTGATCCGCGGCAACCCGTCGGAGATCCTGAGCGTTTCCGGCCTCGACGCCGCCACCAAGGGCGTCGATGCCGCCCACGACGTCGATGCCGCGGCCCTCGTCGCAGTCCAGCTCGCGAGCCGGCTCGGCACCACGGTCGCGATCACCGGTCAGGTCGATCTCGTGACCGACGGCGAGGCCGCGCTCGAGGTCCGGGCGGGCCACCCGCTGATGGGACGGGTCACCGGGACCGGCTGCGTCGCCACCGCGCTGGTGGCCGCGTTCTGCGCGGTCGAGGGCAACCCGGTTGCGGCCGCCGCCGGCGCCCTCGCCTACCTCGGGCTCGCCGGCGAGCGAGCGGCCCGGCGCGCCGAGGGCCCAGGGTCGTTCCAGGTCGCGCTCATCGACGCCCTGGCCTCGATCGAGCCCGCCGACCTGACCGCCTCAGCCGCGATTCGGGAGGTCGGTCCATGA
- the ggt gene encoding gamma-glutamyltransferase: MRRVAALVVTVLAWLTLTWPADRPQGAAFATRSVVHATRGMVAAAHPLAVEIGVEILRRGGSAVDAAIAVNAALAVMEPVSCGLGGDLFAMVWDPGKGELTGLNGSGRAPRRLTRELVPAEEDGTVPLYSPYSWTVPGCVDGWYELHARYGRLPMAEVLAPAIAAAREGVPVPQVIAGAWASGERAFREKPGFAEVFLPGGRAPAEGEVFRNPALSRTLQLLADGGRDAFYRGRIAEQLVAFSGRHGGFFSAEDFSGHRSEWVEPISAGYRGVTVYELPPNGQGLAALQMLQILEQHDLARLGRSSADFWHLMIESKKLAYADRARFYADPGFAEVPVDGLLSADYARRRAGLIDMRRAARTVEPGDPRFEHGDTTYLATADSSGMMVSLIQSNYTGFGSGYVVPELGFGIQDRGGLFSLEEGHPNTLEPGKRPFHTIIPAFLAEQGVPNLAFGVMGGDVQPQGHVQIVVNLVDFGMNLQEAGDAPRFRHAGSQEPTGTRMTDGGFVSLESGIPLEVRRELMRRGHRLQEASGSAFGGYQAVRRDPVSGVYSGATESRKDGAAAGY, translated from the coding sequence ATGCGTCGTGTGGCTGCGCTGGTGGTGACGGTGCTCGCCTGGCTGACGTTGACCTGGCCCGCAGACCGGCCGCAGGGGGCGGCCTTCGCCACGCGATCGGTCGTGCACGCGACCCGCGGCATGGTGGCGGCGGCGCACCCGCTGGCGGTCGAGATCGGGGTCGAGATCCTGCGGCGCGGCGGCAGCGCGGTGGATGCGGCGATCGCGGTGAACGCCGCTCTTGCGGTCATGGAGCCGGTTTCGTGCGGCCTTGGCGGCGACCTGTTCGCCATGGTGTGGGACCCGGGGAAGGGAGAGCTGACCGGGCTCAACGGCTCGGGCAGGGCGCCGCGGCGGCTGACCAGGGAGCTGGTGCCGGCAGAGGAGGACGGGACGGTGCCGCTGTACTCGCCGTACTCGTGGACCGTGCCGGGCTGCGTCGACGGATGGTACGAGCTGCACGCGCGCTACGGGCGGCTGCCGATGGCCGAGGTGCTCGCGCCCGCGATCGCCGCGGCTCGCGAGGGAGTCCCGGTGCCGCAGGTCATCGCCGGGGCCTGGGCGTCCGGCGAGCGGGCGTTCCGGGAGAAGCCGGGGTTTGCCGAGGTCTTCCTGCCCGGCGGCCGCGCTCCCGCCGAGGGTGAGGTGTTCCGCAACCCGGCCCTGTCGCGGACCCTGCAGCTGCTCGCGGACGGCGGGCGCGACGCGTTCTACCGGGGGCGGATCGCCGAGCAGCTGGTGGCGTTCTCCGGCCGCCATGGAGGGTTCTTCAGCGCCGAGGACTTCTCGGGCCACCGCAGCGAGTGGGTCGAGCCGATCTCGGCCGGCTACCGGGGCGTGACGGTGTACGAGCTGCCACCGAACGGACAGGGGCTGGCCGCACTGCAGATGCTCCAGATCCTGGAGCAGCACGACCTCGCCAGGCTGGGGCGGTCGAGCGCCGACTTCTGGCACCTCATGATCGAGTCCAAGAAGCTCGCCTACGCCGATCGCGCGCGCTTCTACGCCGATCCGGGGTTCGCAGAGGTTCCGGTCGACGGCCTGCTGAGCGCGGATTACGCCCGCCGGCGGGCCGGGCTGATCGACATGAGGCGAGCTGCGCGCACCGTCGAGCCCGGCGATCCGAGGTTCGAGCACGGCGACACCACCTACCTCGCGACCGCCGACTCGAGCGGCATGATGGTGTCGCTCATCCAGTCCAACTACACCGGGTTCGGGTCGGGGTACGTGGTGCCGGAGCTCGGCTTCGGGATCCAGGACCGGGGCGGCCTGTTCAGCCTGGAAGAGGGCCATCCAAACACGCTCGAGCCGGGCAAGCGGCCGTTCCACACCATCATCCCGGCCTTCCTCGCCGAGCAGGGGGTTCCCAACCTCGCCTTCGGCGTGATGGGCGGCGACGTGCAGCCGCAGGGTCACGTCCAGATCGTCGTCAATCTGGTCGACTTCGGGATGAACCTGCAGGAGGCCGGCGACGCGCCTCGCTTCCGGCACGCCGGCTCGCAGGAGCCGACCGGGACCCGGATGACCGACGGCGGGTTCGTGTCGCTCGAGTCCGGCATCCCGCTCGAGGTCCGGCGCGAGCTGATGCGCCGCGGCCACCGGCTCCAGGAGGCGAGCGGATCGGCATTCGGCGGCTACCAGGCGGTGCGCCGCGATCCGGTCAGCGGCGTCTACTCCGGCGCCACCGAGTCGCGCAAGGACGGAGCGGCGGCCGGTTACTGA
- a CDS encoding HIT family protein — protein sequence MTHRETVFDKIIAGEIPCHRVYEDEHVLAFLDVGPLSRGHLLVIPKERAAFLHQLSDASAAAIGRVLPRLCRAVLKATGAKAYNILQNNGTDAHQVVMHVHFHIIPKVGETGLGIGWRPTSLPASDAEGLVASLRAALDQDRSG from the coding sequence ATGACCCACCGCGAGACCGTGTTCGACAAGATCATCGCCGGCGAGATCCCCTGCCACCGGGTGTACGAGGACGAGCATGTGCTGGCCTTCCTCGATGTCGGGCCGCTCAGCCGCGGCCACCTCCTGGTCATCCCCAAGGAGCGCGCGGCCTTCCTCCACCAGCTCAGCGATGCCTCGGCAGCGGCCATCGGCAGGGTGCTCCCCCGCCTCTGCCGCGCCGTGCTCAAGGCGACCGGGGCCAAGGCCTACAACATCCTGCAGAACAACGGCACCGACGCCCATCAGGTCGTGATGCACGTCCACTTCCACATCATCCCCAAGGTCGGCGAAACCGGGCTCGGGATCGGCTGGCGGCCGACCTCGCTGCCGGCCTCAGACGCCGAGGGACTGGTCGCGTCGCTGCGCGCCGCCCTCGATCAGGACCGCTCCGGCTGA
- a CDS encoding lysophospholipid acyltransferase family protein, producing MKRAWSVPSLGRALPRRESWLLRRPARWALRAWRWRFDGNLPDVAKAVAIVVPHTSNWDFVLGILGVFAVGVQVSFLGKHTLFRPPFGGVMRWLGGIPVDRRSSKGAVEQIVTLFRDREQLVVGLSPEGTRKRVARWRTGFYHIAAGAGCPIVPIAFDWGSRTIRFGEPLLPSGDLDADLEVLRRFFANARGRIDPDRAGTPATA from the coding sequence GTGAAGCGCGCCTGGTCGGTCCCGTCGCTCGGCAGGGCGCTGCCGCGCAGGGAGAGCTGGCTGCTGCGCCGGCCCGCGCGCTGGGCGCTGCGCGCCTGGCGCTGGCGGTTCGACGGCAACCTCCCGGACGTCGCCAAGGCCGTCGCCATCGTGGTGCCGCACACGTCGAACTGGGACTTCGTGCTCGGCATCCTCGGGGTGTTCGCGGTCGGGGTCCAGGTGTCGTTTCTGGGCAAGCACACCTTGTTCCGGCCACCTTTCGGCGGGGTGATGCGTTGGCTCGGGGGCATCCCCGTGGACCGCCGGTCCTCGAAGGGCGCGGTCGAGCAGATCGTGACCCTGTTCCGTGACCGAGAGCAGCTGGTCGTGGGCCTGTCGCCGGAAGGCACCCGCAAGCGGGTGGCGCGCTGGCGGACCGGCTTCTACCACATCGCCGCCGGGGCCGGCTGCCCGATCGTGCCGATCGCCTTCGACTGGGGCAGCCGCACGATCCGCTTCGGCGAGCCGCTCCTGCCGTCGGGCGACCTCGACGCCGACCTCGAGGTGCTGCGGCGCTTCTTCGCCAATGCCAGGGGGCGGATCGACCCGGACCGGGCCGGCACCCCGGCAACAGCGTGA
- a CDS encoding ferritin-like domain-containing protein, which translates to MDDRMRTEKIIEALAKAYNMELETVANYIALSVNLDGVQAKHIKNELAADIPTELQHAQTIARRIKTVGGIVPGSMQLTLEQKSLQPPADTTDIGHVIRGVIAAEEAAIAQYRRIIELSSGFDPATEDLAITALGDEEEHRRDFVGFLKELEAGRIAA; encoded by the coding sequence ATGGACGACAGGATGCGCACCGAGAAGATCATCGAGGCACTGGCCAAGGCCTACAACATGGAGCTGGAGACCGTCGCCAACTACATCGCCCTCTCCGTCAACCTCGACGGCGTGCAGGCGAAGCACATCAAGAACGAGCTCGCGGCCGACATCCCCACCGAGCTTCAGCACGCCCAGACCATCGCCCGCCGGATCAAGACCGTCGGCGGCATCGTGCCGGGATCGATGCAGCTCACGCTGGAGCAGAAGAGCCTGCAGCCGCCCGCCGACACCACCGACATCGGGCACGTGATCCGTGGTGTCATCGCGGCCGAGGAGGCGGCCATCGCCCAGTACCGGCGGATCATCGAGCTCTCGAGCGGATTCGATCCCGCGACCGAGGACCTGGCGATCACCGCCCTCGGTGACGAGGAGGAGCACCGGCGCGACTTCGTCGGCTTCCTCAAGGAGCTCGAGGCGGGGCGAATCGCAGCTTAG
- the thiE gene encoding thiamine phosphate synthase → MRRSSDYLRLYLVTDRDLARGRALADVVERVVRAGVTAIQLREKSLGARGFLAEVGQIKELLAGTGVPVIVNDRVDVAIAAGADGVHVGQHDLPAADARRLIGPDMLLGVSVATPEEARAALAAGADYLSVSPVFLTPTKPDALLAVGLEGVATIRGVVGAAPLLAIGGIDARNARAVVLAGSDGVAVVSALMSAPDPGSAAVVLRREVDAGLAQRRSP, encoded by the coding sequence ATGAGGCGCTCCAGCGACTACCTCCGGCTCTACCTGGTGACCGATCGCGACCTCGCCCGCGGCCGCGCCCTCGCGGACGTCGTCGAGCGGGTGGTCCGCGCCGGCGTCACCGCCATCCAGCTCAGGGAGAAGTCGCTCGGCGCGCGCGGGTTCCTCGCCGAGGTCGGCCAGATCAAGGAGCTGCTCGCCGGCACCGGGGTGCCGGTGATCGTCAACGATCGGGTCGACGTGGCGATCGCCGCCGGCGCCGACGGCGTGCACGTCGGCCAGCACGACCTCCCCGCCGCCGACGCGCGACGGCTGATCGGACCGGACATGCTGCTGGGTGTCTCGGTGGCGACCCCCGAGGAGGCCCGCGCCGCCCTCGCCGCCGGCGCCGACTACCTCTCCGTGTCGCCGGTCTTCCTCACCCCGACCAAGCCCGACGCCCTGCTCGCGGTCGGGCTCGAGGGGGTGGCCACCATTCGCGGCGTCGTCGGGGCGGCCCCGCTGCTCGCGATCGGCGGCATCGACGCGCGCAACGCCCGCGCCGTCGTGCTCGCCGGGTCGGACGGCGTGGCCGTTGTCAGTGCCCTCATGTCGGCGCCCGATCCCGGGTCCGCTGCGGTCGTGCTCCGGCGCGAGGTCGATGCCGGCCTCGCGCAACGGAGGTCCCCGTGA
- a CDS encoding polyphosphate kinase 2 family protein encodes MDCSRFTRAPGKRFRLDEIDPADTGRFKGKSDAREPTADNLIKLHELHERLYADAGKGLLIILQAMDTAGKDGTIEHVVGAFNPQGVTVTPVKVPTAEELAHDFLWRLHPWAPARGRIAIFNRSHYEDVLVVRVKKLVPAAVWKRRYDHINSFERLLADSGITIVKLFLHISPEEQAERLRERQQTPDKQWKFLPGDLDDRKLWPKYMEAYEDALTRCNTAWAPWYVVPANRKWYRNFVVSEILVETMEGMNLRYPEPVANIADYVIPEV; translated from the coding sequence ATGGACTGCAGCAGGTTCACACGCGCCCCTGGAAAGCGTTTCCGCCTCGACGAGATCGATCCCGCCGACACCGGCCGCTTCAAGGGCAAGTCTGACGCCCGCGAGCCCACCGCGGACAATCTGATCAAGCTGCACGAGCTGCACGAGCGGCTCTACGCGGACGCCGGCAAGGGCCTCCTGATCATCCTCCAGGCGATGGACACCGCCGGCAAGGACGGCACCATCGAGCACGTGGTCGGCGCCTTCAACCCGCAGGGCGTGACCGTGACCCCCGTCAAGGTCCCGACCGCCGAGGAGCTTGCCCACGACTTCCTGTGGCGTCTCCACCCCTGGGCGCCGGCCCGCGGCAGGATCGCCATCTTCAACCGTTCGCACTACGAGGACGTGCTCGTGGTGCGGGTCAAGAAGCTCGTCCCGGCCGCGGTCTGGAAGCGCCGCTACGACCACATCAACAGCTTCGAGCGGCTGCTCGCGGACTCCGGAATCACCATCGTGAAGCTCTTCCTCCACATCTCGCCGGAGGAGCAGGCCGAGCGGCTGCGCGAGCGCCAGCAGACGCCCGACAAGCAGTGGAAGTTCCTCCCGGGCGATCTCGATGACCGCAAGCTGTGGCCCAAGTACATGGAGGCCTACGAGGACGCGCTGACCCGCTGCAACACCGCCTGGGCACCCTGGTACGTGGTCCCGGCCAACCGCAAGTGGTACAGGAACTTCGTGGTCTCCGAGATCCTTGTCGAGACGATGGAGGGGATGAACCTGCGCTACCCGGAGCCGGTCGCGAACATTGCCGACTACGTGATCCCGGAGGTCTGA
- the thiL gene encoding thiamine-phosphate kinase, with product MKLTELGEFAFIDRITPGCQAGDPRRVIRGIGDDAAVIEAGDGALVVTTDLLVERVHFLRGTISFRQLGYKALAVNLSDIAAMGAVPQEAFISIAIPPTVSVEELDDLYDGMKDLAAATGVNLLGGDTTGSKADLCINVAVTGSVPRDQVLYRSGARPGDRIVVTGTLGDSAGGLTVLLERPALPDDAAQALLDAHYLPELYLTEARILAASGAAHAAIDLSDGLASDLRHVCRGSGVGAIVDERSLPLSDALRLLCAATGHDILRLALAGGEDYRLLATVDAIRVEELRAEVAVRTGRSLFDIGEIVPGDSLELRRADGTIGALTMSGFDHFPVPARPSAAEAP from the coding sequence GTGAAGCTGACCGAGCTCGGCGAGTTCGCCTTCATCGACCGGATCACGCCGGGCTGCCAGGCCGGCGATCCGCGTCGCGTCATCCGCGGCATCGGCGACGACGCCGCGGTGATCGAGGCCGGCGACGGCGCCCTGGTCGTGACCACCGACCTGCTCGTTGAGCGGGTCCACTTCCTGCGCGGCACGATCTCGTTTCGCCAGCTCGGCTACAAGGCGCTCGCCGTCAACCTGTCCGACATCGCGGCGATGGGGGCGGTGCCGCAGGAGGCCTTCATCTCGATCGCCATCCCGCCCACCGTCTCCGTCGAGGAGCTCGACGACCTCTACGACGGGATGAAGGACCTCGCCGCCGCCACCGGCGTCAACCTCCTCGGCGGCGACACCACCGGCTCGAAGGCCGACCTCTGCATCAACGTCGCCGTCACCGGAAGCGTCCCCCGCGACCAGGTGCTCTACCGGTCGGGTGCCCGGCCCGGCGACCGCATCGTAGTCACCGGAACCCTCGGCGATTCGGCCGGCGGTCTCACCGTCCTCCTCGAGCGGCCGGCTCTCCCGGACGACGCCGCGCAGGCGCTGCTCGACGCGCACTACCTGCCCGAGCTCTACCTCACCGAAGCCCGCATCCTCGCAGCCTCGGGCGCCGCCCACGCCGCCATCGACCTCTCCGACGGACTGGCCTCTGACCTCCGCCACGTCTGCCGCGGCAGCGGCGTTGGCGCGATCGTCGACGAGCGATCGCTGCCCCTGTCCGACGCGCTGCGCCTCCTGTGCGCGGCGACCGGCCACGACATCCTGCGGCTTGCGCTCGCCGGCGGCGAGGACTATCGGCTGCTGGCGACCGTGGACGCCATTCGCGTGGAGGAGCTGCGGGCAGAGGTCGCGGTGCGCACCGGGCGCAGCCTCTTCGACATCGGCGAGATCGTCCCCGGCGACTCGCTGGAGCTGCGGCGCGCCGACGGCACCATCGGCGCGCTGACGATGTCCGGATTCGACCACTTCCCGGTCCCGGCGCGGCCCTCGGCTGCGGAGGCACCGTGA